A region from the Microbacterium lacus genome encodes:
- a CDS encoding NUDIX hydrolase, which translates to MPTPDFVLELRRHIGTHPLPLVGVTAVIVRDDAVLLGRRSDNGALTPITGIVDPGEEPATAAAREALEEAGVVITVDRLAWVHQIERVTYENGDQSDYLDLTFRCTWVSGEPWPADGEMTEVGWFDFDVLADLDEDMRQRVRFALPLRGEARFL; encoded by the coding sequence ATGCCGACCCCCGACTTCGTCCTCGAACTCCGCCGCCACATCGGCACGCACCCGCTGCCGCTGGTGGGCGTCACTGCGGTCATCGTGCGCGACGATGCCGTACTGCTCGGGCGCCGCAGCGACAACGGCGCTCTCACCCCGATCACCGGCATCGTCGATCCCGGTGAGGAGCCGGCGACCGCGGCGGCCCGCGAGGCCCTGGAGGAGGCCGGGGTCGTCATCACCGTCGATCGGCTGGCGTGGGTGCACCAGATCGAGCGGGTCACGTACGAGAACGGCGACCAGAGCGACTACCTCGATCTGACGTTCCGCTGCACGTGGGTGAGCGGCGAACCGTGGCCGGCCGACGGCGAGATGACGGAGGTCGGCTGGTTCGACTTCGATGTCCTCGCCGATCTCGACGAGGACATGCGCCAGCGGGTGCGCTTCGCGCTGCCGCTGCGCGGCGAGGCGCGCTTCCTCTGA
- the lspA gene encoding signal peptidase II: MTGRAPLHKAAAGAVVAILAATVLAADQFTKYLAIDNLPPEQAVKILGDFLIFYLVRNPGAAFSLGEGVTWIFTIALAVVAVVIVWLAATRLRSRLWAVVLGLLLGGVLGNLTDRAFRQPGFPVGHVVDFINTPWMMPAIYNVADIFIVTMMISVALLVLIGLRLDGTREVRAAKDGRPEDGLTEDAAAPVDGRPDADR; encoded by the coding sequence TTGACAGGCCGAGCCCCCCTGCACAAGGCGGCGGCCGGTGCCGTCGTCGCGATCCTCGCGGCGACGGTGCTGGCCGCCGACCAGTTCACGAAGTACCTCGCGATCGACAACCTCCCGCCCGAGCAGGCGGTGAAGATCCTGGGTGACTTCCTCATCTTCTATCTCGTCCGCAATCCGGGGGCGGCGTTCTCCCTCGGCGAGGGCGTCACGTGGATCTTCACGATCGCCCTCGCCGTCGTCGCGGTCGTGATCGTGTGGCTCGCCGCCACGCGACTGCGCTCGCGCCTCTGGGCCGTCGTGCTCGGTCTGCTCCTCGGTGGTGTGCTGGGCAACCTCACCGATCGCGCATTCCGCCAGCCGGGGTTCCCCGTCGGCCACGTCGTCGACTTCATCAACACTCCGTGGATGATGCCGGCGATCTACAACGTGGCCGACATCTTCATCGTGACGATGATGATCTCCGTCGCGCTGCTCGTCCTCATCGGCCTCCGACTGGACGGCACGCGAGAAGTCCGGGCGGCGAAGGACGGTCGGCCCGAGGACGGTCTGACCGAGGACGCCGCGGCGCCCGTCGACGGTCGTCCCGACGCGGATCGCTGA
- a CDS encoding FtsQ-type POTRA domain-containing protein — translation MRRPPPLPPSGTTAGPASTTGRETRPTHDDEQTDAAPAAPGPSEEPAAVAPVIPLTVPLASAGMQRPAGLPTSAEQPIEQAPDDAGDEEIGIREVWSAARARRKALRAEVRRFTGRQRRRRLLWAGAAASVVLLVLTTLGAAYSPLFAVEQIRIVGTENLDTLAVEKALSDQIGTPLPRVDESAVKAALVAFPLVESYSLEARPPHELIVRIVERTPIGLVQTRAGYTLVDAAGVALSTTETPAAGRPLLTVEGGTRSKAFTSVGQVMRSLPSSILAQVTAVSASTPDDVTLTLGDSNAQVVWGSAEDSALKAVTLEKIMAARPPATVSVYDVSSPSAIVVR, via the coding sequence TTGCGCCGCCCACCGCCGCTGCCGCCGTCGGGGACGACCGCGGGTCCGGCGTCGACGACCGGCCGGGAGACCCGTCCCACGCACGACGATGAGCAGACGGATGCCGCTCCCGCCGCACCGGGGCCGAGTGAGGAGCCTGCGGCGGTCGCGCCGGTCATCCCCCTGACCGTTCCGCTCGCCTCTGCCGGCATGCAGCGCCCTGCGGGTCTGCCGACGTCCGCGGAGCAGCCGATCGAGCAGGCCCCCGACGATGCCGGAGACGAGGAGATCGGCATCCGCGAGGTCTGGTCGGCCGCGCGGGCGCGCCGGAAGGCTCTGCGGGCCGAGGTGCGGCGCTTCACCGGGCGGCAGAGGAGACGGCGCCTCCTCTGGGCGGGGGCAGCGGCATCCGTCGTGCTGCTCGTCCTGACGACGCTCGGCGCGGCGTACAGTCCGCTCTTCGCCGTCGAGCAGATCCGGATCGTCGGTACCGAGAACCTGGACACCCTTGCGGTGGAGAAGGCGCTGTCGGATCAGATCGGGACACCGTTGCCGCGTGTCGACGAGAGTGCCGTCAAGGCGGCACTCGTCGCCTTCCCCCTGGTCGAGTCGTACTCGCTCGAGGCCCGCCCGCCGCACGAACTGATCGTGCGGATCGTCGAGCGGACACCGATCGGTCTCGTCCAGACCCGGGCCGGGTACACCCTCGTGGACGCGGCCGGCGTCGCGCTGTCGACGACCGAGACACCGGCAGCGGGTCGCCCGCTGCTGACGGTCGAGGGGGGGACGCGGTCGAAGGCCTTCACCTCCGTCGGTCAGGTCATGCGATCGCTGCCGTCGTCGATCCTCGCGCAGGTGACGGCCGTGTCCGCTTCCACGCCGGATGACGTCACCCTCACTCTCGGCGACTCGAACGCGCAGGTGGTGTGGGGGAGCGCCGAGGATTCGGCATTGAAGGCTGTCACGCTCGAGAAGATCATGGCGGCGCGGCCGCCCGCCACGGTGAGCGTCTACGACGTGTCCTCGCCGAGCGCGATCGTCGTCCGCTGA
- a CDS encoding YggT family protein has product MNIVGAIATILNSLLLLFVIVLLVRLVLDWIPFFNREWRPRGAGLVAAEIVYTVTDPPIKMFRRFIPPLRVGGIGIDFGFTLTMLLCFVLLAVTRAFMR; this is encoded by the coding sequence GTGAACATCGTCGGCGCGATTGCCACGATCCTCAATAGCCTCCTCCTGCTTTTCGTGATCGTGCTCCTGGTGCGGCTCGTGCTCGACTGGATCCCGTTCTTCAACCGGGAATGGCGTCCTCGCGGCGCGGGACTGGTGGCTGCGGAGATCGTCTATACGGTCACCGACCCACCGATCAAGATGTTCCGTCGCTTCATCCCGCCCCTGCGGGTCGGCGGGATCGGCATCGACTTCGGCTTCACGCTGACGATGCTCCTGTGCTTCGTCCTGCTGGCGGTCACGCGCGCGTTCATGCGCTGA
- a CDS encoding alpha/beta hydrolase has protein sequence MTILQTSESEAGGRSARTRGRYWRPIATVTVAATIVLGSSAVAAQAAAEYPPGPTVVADPSSPTGYTGHFVYCNPDATSVRFVADIMLRNWADTSDTKVYTPYEYKPGLMRGGGGYDVEMTSVGDGCWYTSVPLAAGANQYWFYVNNNTNAWLADPANSPIFAPDGIAFPARRAFNKVFVPYDAAKQNFGPLEARQIENERADSPKGEWSYVPIAIPNQTGRTLGVYLPPGYDPDRAEPYKTIYMEHGGGQDQSDWMNMGDVPVIMDNLIQDGTTEPAVVITANTNYLGAANQGYPNLREVVVPFVESNYNVSTRPIDRAFAGLSAGSIVTQGLIRYDATYFGYWGPWSGGISVTPATANIDKPYIHYGGGAWDFGLPNAGQVAALDEVAFVENTTVAGAHDFNAWNQLFTVFARDYVWQQDAFMADEFTQLINAVAGSATHKGTKNALTVKLEKGWNDIVEGDSAGALDYVKRFEDQLSRFAANGVVPQDQAAAMKTVADQIISNLSYWQ, from the coding sequence ATGACAATTCTGCAAACCAGCGAATCGGAAGCGGGCGGGCGCAGCGCCCGCACGCGCGGTCGCTACTGGCGCCCGATCGCCACGGTCACGGTCGCGGCGACGATCGTGCTCGGATCGTCGGCGGTGGCTGCCCAGGCCGCAGCCGAGTACCCGCCCGGGCCGACGGTGGTCGCCGACCCGAGCTCCCCGACCGGCTACACCGGTCACTTCGTGTACTGCAACCCGGACGCGACCAGCGTGCGGTTCGTCGCGGACATCATGCTTCGCAACTGGGCGGACACCTCGGACACGAAGGTCTACACGCCCTACGAGTACAAGCCGGGTCTCATGCGCGGGGGTGGGGGGTACGACGTGGAGATGACCAGCGTCGGCGACGGCTGCTGGTACACGAGCGTGCCCCTCGCGGCGGGTGCCAACCAGTACTGGTTCTACGTGAACAACAACACCAACGCATGGCTTGCCGATCCGGCGAACTCGCCCATCTTCGCTCCGGACGGCATCGCGTTCCCCGCACGTCGCGCGTTCAACAAGGTGTTCGTGCCGTACGACGCCGCGAAGCAGAACTTCGGACCGCTGGAGGCGCGCCAGATCGAGAATGAGCGGGCGGACTCCCCGAAGGGCGAGTGGAGCTACGTCCCGATCGCGATCCCGAACCAGACCGGCCGCACGCTGGGCGTCTACCTGCCCCCGGGCTACGACCCCGACCGGGCCGAACCCTACAAGACCATCTACATGGAGCACGGCGGCGGCCAGGATCAGTCCGACTGGATGAACATGGGCGACGTGCCGGTCATCATGGACAACCTGATCCAGGACGGCACGACCGAACCGGCGGTGGTCATCACGGCCAACACCAACTACCTCGGTGCGGCCAACCAGGGCTACCCCAACCTGCGCGAAGTCGTCGTCCCGTTCGTCGAGAGCAACTACAACGTCTCGACCAGGCCGATCGACCGCGCGTTCGCCGGCCTCTCGGCGGGATCGATCGTCACGCAGGGTCTGATCCGGTACGACGCCACGTACTTCGGATACTGGGGTCCGTGGAGCGGTGGCATCAGTGTGACCCCGGCAACGGCGAACATCGACAAACCGTACATCCACTACGGTGGCGGTGCCTGGGACTTCGGTCTTCCGAATGCGGGTCAGGTCGCTGCGCTGGACGAGGTCGCGTTCGTCGAGAACACGACGGTCGCCGGGGCGCACGACTTCAACGCGTGGAACCAGTTGTTCACGGTCTTCGCTCGCGATTACGTGTGGCAGCAGGATGCATTCATGGCAGACGAGTTCACGCAGCTCATCAATGCGGTCGCCGGGTCTGCGACGCACAAGGGCACGAAGAACGCGCTCACGGTCAAGCTCGAGAAGGGCTGGAACGACATTGTCGAAGGCGATTCCGCCGGCGCGCTGGACTACGTGAAGCGCTTCGAGGACCAGCTGTCGCGGTTCGCAGCCAACGGCGTGGTTCCCCAGGACCAGGCTGCGGCGATGAAGACGGTCGCTGACCAGATCATCTCCAACCTGAGTTACTGGCAGTAA
- a CDS encoding putative Ig domain-containing protein, with protein MGPHQQEQQIDDRTSGTGTSRRSHALTCLAAVVLAAALTLTMAPGAAMAEDSAPTPGPTVVADPDSPTGYTGEFVYYNPTATSVRFVADIMLRNWEDRTDTKVYSPFDYKPGLMRGGGAYDVQMTNIGNGYWSTAVPLAAGPNQYWFYVNNNTNFWVPDPANSPIFAPDGLTGNSRRAFNAVYVPYDAEKQNYAPLAERVIANPRPDSAKGTWSYVPVPGLTPLANGTQRTLGIYLPPNYDPNRTEPYKTIYVQHGSGQDQSDWLNIGSVPIIMDNLLQDNATEPAVIVSTNSTYMGAAPYTNLTNVIVPFVESNYNVSKDRMDRAFAGLSMGASMTTQIINNNPLRFGYYGVWSFRAGINPNTANLKQAYVHIGCGVWDNLNLCPTTAQLGVLDGKVNYEYTDLAGGHDFNAWPQLFAIFARDHLWQPRSFVNGAPVFAAGGETQAVDENRALTFTVDAADPDGDTLIYSAGDLPSGASFDPATRKFTWTPSYAQAGEYSVTFTTADGTDRYALSATKTVTITVRDVTVAEQITGLKSTIAAIGANGGIKNALTVKLNQVEKRLGAGDTAGAVLALQDDFIGQVTGLRGVKLTAAEADALIVAAQEAIQNISF; from the coding sequence ATGGGTCCCCATCAGCAGGAACAACAGATCGACGACCGGACATCCGGTACGGGCACGTCGAGGCGCTCGCACGCGCTGACGTGTCTGGCGGCGGTCGTGCTCGCGGCCGCACTCACCCTCACCATGGCTCCGGGTGCGGCAATGGCCGAGGACTCAGCCCCCACACCCGGCCCCACAGTGGTGGCCGACCCGGACTCGCCGACCGGATACACCGGCGAGTTCGTCTACTACAACCCAACCGCCACGAGCGTGCGCTTCGTGGCGGACATCATGCTGCGGAACTGGGAGGACCGCACCGACACGAAGGTCTACAGCCCGTTCGACTACAAGCCGGGTCTGATGCGGGGCGGCGGCGCGTACGACGTACAGATGACGAACATCGGCAACGGATACTGGTCGACCGCGGTGCCTCTGGCGGCCGGGCCCAACCAGTACTGGTTCTACGTGAACAACAACACCAACTTCTGGGTGCCCGACCCGGCCAACTCGCCGATCTTCGCTCCGGACGGACTCACGGGCAACAGCCGCCGCGCCTTCAACGCCGTGTACGTGCCCTACGACGCTGAGAAACAGAACTACGCTCCGCTCGCGGAGCGCGTCATTGCGAATCCGCGACCCGATTCCGCGAAGGGGACATGGAGCTACGTCCCGGTTCCGGGACTGACTCCGCTCGCCAACGGCACGCAGCGCACACTCGGCATCTACCTCCCGCCGAATTACGACCCGAACCGCACCGAACCGTACAAGACGATCTACGTGCAACACGGCAGTGGACAGGATCAATCCGACTGGCTCAATATCGGCAGCGTCCCGATCATCATGGACAACCTGCTCCAGGACAACGCGACCGAGCCGGCGGTGATCGTTTCGACCAATTCGACGTACATGGGAGCTGCGCCGTACACCAACCTGACGAACGTCATCGTCCCCTTCGTCGAGAGCAACTACAACGTCTCGAAGGATCGGATGGACCGAGCATTCGCGGGCCTGTCGATGGGGGCGTCCATGACGACGCAGATCATCAACAACAATCCGCTGCGCTTCGGCTACTACGGCGTGTGGAGCTTCCGCGCGGGGATCAACCCGAATACGGCCAACCTCAAGCAGGCGTACGTGCACATCGGATGCGGCGTGTGGGACAACCTCAACCTGTGCCCGACGACAGCGCAGTTGGGCGTTCTGGACGGCAAGGTGAACTACGAGTACACCGATCTCGCCGGTGGCCATGACTTCAACGCGTGGCCGCAGCTGTTCGCGATCTTCGCGAGGGACCACCTCTGGCAGCCGCGCTCGTTCGTGAACGGAGCTCCCGTCTTCGCGGCCGGCGGCGAGACACAGGCGGTCGACGAGAATCGCGCCCTGACCTTCACGGTCGACGCGGCAGATCCGGACGGCGATACGCTCATCTACTCGGCGGGCGATCTGCCGTCGGGTGCGTCGTTCGACCCGGCCACGCGCAAGTTCACGTGGACCCCGTCCTACGCCCAGGCGGGCGAGTACTCGGTGACGTTCACGACGGCTGACGGCACGGATCGCTACGCCTTGTCCGCGACCAAGACGGTGACGATCACGGTCCGTGACGTCACAGTTGCCGAGCAGATCACAGGGCTCAAGAGCACGATCGCCGCGATCGGTGCGAACGGCGGAATCAAGAACGCACTGACTGTGAAGCTGAACCAGGTGGAGAAGCGCCTCGGGGCGGGCGACACAGCAGGCGCCGTGCTCGCGCTTCAGGACGACTTCATCGGACAGGTGACCGGTCTGCGCGGGGTCAAGCTCACCGCCGCGGAGGCGGACGCTCTGATCGTGGCGGCGCAGGAGGCGATCCAGAACATCTCCTTCTGA
- a CDS encoding GNAT family N-acetyltransferase: protein MTISVRPATDFDDIATLVGPKKPTSNVCWCLSYRIPAKENLALSGTARAERVRGLLREGPPGVLAYDDGDVVGWAAVHPRADTSFATSRKIPHVDDLDVWSVWCIRVRPGHRGSGISHALLAGAIGFARESGAPAVEGYPVDNRGQKVDLTMAYVGTRSLFEKAGFHLAAPTDSVLNGFPRVVMRLDLR from the coding sequence ATGACGATCAGCGTTCGACCGGCGACCGACTTCGATGACATCGCCACCCTCGTCGGGCCGAAGAAGCCGACGTCCAACGTCTGCTGGTGCCTGAGCTACCGCATCCCCGCGAAGGAGAATCTCGCTCTGAGCGGGACGGCGCGGGCCGAGCGGGTGAGGGGGCTCCTGCGCGAAGGTCCTCCCGGCGTCCTCGCCTACGACGACGGGGATGTCGTCGGTTGGGCGGCGGTGCACCCGCGCGCCGACACGTCGTTCGCGACGAGCCGCAAGATCCCGCACGTCGACGACCTGGATGTCTGGAGCGTCTGGTGCATCCGGGTCAGACCCGGACACCGCGGCTCCGGCATCTCGCATGCGCTCCTGGCCGGGGCGATCGGCTTCGCCCGTGAGAGCGGGGCTCCCGCCGTCGAGGGCTACCCCGTCGACAACCGCGGGCAGAAGGTGGACCTCACGATGGCCTACGTCGGAACGCGGTCCCTGTTCGAGAAGGCCGGCTTCCACCTCGCCGCGCCGACGGACTCCGTGCTGAACGGCTTCCCGCGCGTGGTCATGCGCCTCGATCTGCGGTGA
- a CDS encoding YggS family pyridoxal phosphate-dependent enzyme, whose product MELAARLAQVDAGIEAAAHAAGRDPASITRIVVTKFHPPALVEELYALGVRDVGENRQQELSEKTAALSALGDLRWHFIGQAQTNKAKAIRAAASVVHSVDRPRIADALDAAATAESPVLDVLIQVNLTDDAGRGGVAPDELERLADHVSGCGTLRLRGVMAVAPLGEDPAPAFSRLADYSARVRAVAADATWISAGMTADFPQAIAAGATHLRIGSAITGPRPIPG is encoded by the coding sequence GTGGAGCTTGCCGCACGACTCGCACAGGTCGACGCCGGGATCGAGGCTGCCGCACACGCGGCAGGCCGCGATCCCGCGTCCATCACGCGGATCGTCGTGACGAAGTTCCACCCGCCTGCTCTCGTCGAAGAGCTGTACGCGCTCGGTGTCCGAGATGTCGGGGAGAACCGACAGCAGGAGCTCTCCGAGAAGACGGCGGCGCTGAGCGCCCTGGGCGATCTGCGATGGCATTTCATCGGGCAGGCGCAGACCAACAAGGCGAAGGCGATCAGGGCGGCGGCATCCGTCGTGCACTCCGTCGACCGTCCGCGCATCGCGGACGCACTGGATGCCGCGGCGACGGCGGAGTCGCCCGTGCTGGACGTCCTGATCCAGGTGAACCTCACCGACGATGCCGGCCGCGGGGGCGTCGCGCCCGACGAGCTCGAGCGTCTCGCCGACCACGTGAGCGGATGCGGAACCCTGCGCCTGCGCGGGGTGATGGCCGTCGCGCCGTTGGGGGAGGACCCTGCCCCGGCGTTCTCGCGGCTCGCCGACTACTCCGCGCGCGTCCGTGCCGTCGCCGCCGACGCCACGTGGATCTCGGCCGGGATGACCGCCGATTTCCCACAGGCGATCGCCGCGGGCGCGACACACCTACGTATCGGGTCGGCAATCACCGGCCCGAGGCCGATACCCGGTTAA
- a CDS encoding DivIVA domain-containing protein — protein sequence MALTPDDVVTKQFQHVRFKEGFDPDEVDDFLDEIVVEWRKTIAENDELKAKLAAYESGSEAPAEAPAAAEVVEETPAPVAAVPAAESGTAPAAASAGIIELAQRLHDEHVAEGIAQRDKLIADAQSQAASIISEAETKGREEIARLDKERASLEGRITELRNFERDYRAQLRGYIEGKLRDLETTGTNSGSTPVSAIGL from the coding sequence ATGGCATTGACCCCCGATGACGTCGTCACCAAGCAGTTCCAGCACGTCCGGTTCAAGGAAGGCTTCGACCCGGACGAGGTGGACGACTTCCTCGACGAGATCGTCGTCGAGTGGCGCAAGACGATCGCCGAGAACGACGAGCTGAAGGCGAAGCTGGCTGCGTACGAGTCCGGTTCCGAGGCTCCCGCCGAGGCGCCCGCCGCCGCTGAGGTCGTCGAAGAGACGCCCGCTCCGGTCGCCGCGGTGCCCGCTGCCGAGTCCGGCACGGCCCCCGCCGCAGCGAGCGCCGGAATCATCGAGCTCGCGCAGCGTCTGCACGATGAGCACGTCGCAGAGGGCATCGCGCAGCGCGACAAGCTCATCGCGGACGCCCAGTCGCAGGCGGCGTCGATCATCTCGGAGGCCGAGACGAAGGGCCGCGAGGAGATCGCACGCCTGGATAAGGAGCGCGCGAGCCTGGAGGGTCGCATCACCGAGCTGCGCAACTTTGAGCGCGACTACCGCGCACAGCTGCGCGGCTACATCGAGGGCAAGCTGCGGGACCTCGAGACCACGGGCACCAACTCCGGCTCGACCCCGGTCTCGGCCATCGGCCTCTAG
- a CDS encoding cell division protein SepF yields MSNPLKKTMVYLGLADEEEVYVEPASQPAARKTTTIEKAAPVTPIHRPAVVRQVTPASISEILTVHPKQYRDAQVIAENFREGIPVIINLSQMSDADARRLIDFASGLSLGLYGRIERVTSKVFLLSPENVAVSGDGAVAQADPESVPFAQG; encoded by the coding sequence ATGTCGAACCCATTGAAGAAGACCATGGTCTACCTCGGTCTCGCCGACGAGGAAGAGGTCTACGTAGAGCCCGCTTCCCAGCCGGCTGCCCGCAAGACCACCACGATCGAGAAGGCCGCTCCGGTGACCCCCATCCACCGCCCCGCCGTCGTCCGCCAGGTGACCCCGGCATCCATCAGCGAGATCCTCACCGTGCACCCCAAGCAGTATCGGGACGCGCAGGTCATCGCCGAGAACTTCCGCGAGGGCATCCCCGTCATCATCAACCTGTCGCAGATGAGCGACGCCGACGCACGTCGTCTGATCGACTTCGCCAGTGGCCTGTCGCTCGGGCTCTACGGCCGTATCGAGCGCGTCACGAGCAAGGTGTTCCTGCTCTCGCCCGAGAACGTCGCGGTCTCCGGCGACGGCGCCGTGGCGCAGGCGGACCCCGAGTCCGTCCCGTTCGCGCAGGGCTAG
- the ftsZ gene encoding cell division protein FtsZ yields the protein MSQNQNYLAVIKVVGVGGGGVNAVNRMIELGLRGVEFIAVNTDAQALLMSDADVKLDVGRELTRGLGAGADPEVGRRAAEDHAEEIEEALRGADMVFVTAGEGGGTGTGGAPVVAKIAKSIGALTIGVVTKPFSFEGRRRQSQAETGVAKLKEEVDTLIVVPNDRLLEISDRGISMIEAFATADQVLLAGVQGITDLITTPGLINLDFADVKSVMQGAGSALMGIGSARGADRAIKAAELAVESPLLEASIEGAHGVLLSIQGGSNLGIFEINDAAQLVKEAAHPEANIIFGTVIDDTLGDEVRVTVIAAGFDNGEPTLRVEPMGAARVVSAPVVPATPAADAAKEPAPRETEPVPVGAAVPDSSYDSAFGDDDLDIPDFLK from the coding sequence ATGAGCCAGAACCAGAACTACCTCGCGGTGATCAAGGTCGTGGGTGTCGGCGGCGGCGGCGTCAACGCCGTCAACCGCATGATCGAACTCGGCCTTCGCGGCGTGGAGTTCATCGCGGTCAACACCGACGCGCAGGCTCTGCTCATGAGCGACGCCGACGTCAAGCTCGACGTCGGCCGGGAGCTCACGCGCGGCCTCGGTGCCGGCGCCGACCCCGAGGTGGGGCGCCGCGCCGCGGAAGACCACGCGGAAGAGATCGAAGAGGCGCTGCGCGGCGCCGACATGGTCTTCGTGACCGCGGGCGAGGGCGGCGGTACCGGTACCGGCGGTGCGCCCGTCGTCGCCAAGATCGCGAAGTCGATCGGTGCGCTCACGATCGGCGTCGTGACCAAGCCCTTCTCCTTCGAGGGCCGTCGCCGTCAGAGCCAGGCCGAGACCGGCGTTGCGAAGCTCAAGGAAGAGGTCGACACCCTCATCGTGGTGCCGAACGACCGACTGCTGGAGATCAGCGACCGCGGCATCAGCATGATCGAGGCGTTCGCCACGGCCGACCAGGTGCTCCTCGCCGGTGTGCAGGGCATCACGGACCTCATCACCACTCCCGGTCTGATCAACCTCGACTTCGCCGACGTGAAGTCGGTCATGCAGGGCGCCGGTTCGGCGCTCATGGGTATCGGGTCCGCGCGCGGTGCAGACCGCGCCATCAAGGCCGCCGAACTCGCGGTCGAGTCCCCGCTGCTCGAGGCGAGCATCGAAGGTGCGCACGGCGTGCTGCTGTCGATCCAGGGCGGGTCCAACCTGGGCATCTTCGAGATCAACGACGCTGCGCAGCTGGTGAAGGAGGCCGCGCACCCCGAGGCCAACATCATCTTCGGAACCGTGATCGACGACACTCTCGGCGACGAGGTCCGCGTCACCGTGATCGCGGCGGGCTTCGACAACGGCGAGCCCACGCTGCGCGTCGAGCCGATGGGCGCCGCCCGCGTCGTCAGCGCGCCGGTCGTGCCTGCCACTCCCGCGGCGGACGCCGCGAAGGAGCCGGCGCCGCGCGAGACCGAGCCCGTTCCGGTGGGTGCCGCCGTCCCTGACTCGAGCTACGACTCGGCGTTCGGTGACGACGACCTCGACATCCCCGACTTCCTCAAGTAA
- a CDS encoding RluA family pseudouridine synthase: MDSRTLPVPDGLDGARVDAALAKMLGFSRTFAAEVADAGGVVMDGRVLTKSDRLHGGSWLEVTWQPKEEPRVVPLAVPDLGIVYEDDEIVVVDKPAGVAAHPSLGWEGPTVLGALAAGGVRVATTGAAERQGIVHRLDVGTSGLMVVAKTERAYTALKRAFKEREVEKIYHAVVQGHPDPLAGTIDAPIGRHPSHSWKFAVTPDGKDSVTHYETLEAFRRAALLEIHLETGRTHQIRVHMAAHRHPCVGDPLYGGDPTLAARLGLTRQWLHARQLLFLHPATGEQVTFTSEYPADLASALEILRAD, encoded by the coding sequence GTGGACTCGCGGACGCTGCCCGTTCCGGACGGGCTCGACGGCGCGCGAGTCGACGCCGCCCTGGCGAAGATGCTCGGCTTCTCGCGGACGTTCGCCGCAGAGGTGGCCGACGCCGGCGGCGTCGTGATGGACGGCCGCGTCCTCACCAAGTCCGATCGCCTCCATGGCGGATCCTGGCTCGAGGTGACGTGGCAGCCGAAAGAGGAGCCGCGTGTGGTTCCGCTCGCCGTGCCGGACCTCGGGATCGTCTACGAGGACGACGAGATCGTCGTCGTCGACAAGCCCGCCGGCGTCGCCGCCCACCCCTCACTCGGCTGGGAGGGTCCGACCGTCCTCGGGGCGCTGGCTGCCGGGGGAGTCCGCGTGGCCACGACGGGGGCGGCCGAGCGGCAGGGAATCGTCCACCGCCTCGACGTCGGCACGAGCGGTCTCATGGTGGTCGCGAAGACGGAACGGGCCTACACCGCGCTCAAGCGCGCCTTCAAGGAGCGCGAGGTCGAGAAGATCTACCACGCGGTCGTGCAGGGCCACCCCGATCCGCTCGCCGGAACGATCGACGCGCCCATCGGTCGGCATCCGTCCCACTCCTGGAAGTTCGCCGTCACGCCCGACGGCAAGGACTCCGTCACCCATTACGAGACACTCGAGGCCTTCCGACGCGCGGCGCTCCTGGAGATCCACCTCGAGACGGGGCGCACGCACCAGATCCGAGTGCACATGGCCGCCCATCGGCATCCGTGCGTGGGGGATCCGCTGTACGGCGGCGACCCGACCCTCGCCGCCCGGCTCGGCCTGACCCGTCAGTGGCTGCATGCTCGGCAGCTGTTGTTCCTGCATCCGGCGACGGGCGAGCAGGTCACCTTCACATCGGAGTACCCGGCCGACCTGGCGTCCGCGCTGGAGATCCTTCGCGCGGACTGA